GTCCCCCTTTTTTCCACCACCTTTTGTACCAGGGGGCTTTCAGCAGGCCCGCATGGGCGCTCACCCCTTTCCCGGCTAACGGCACCCAGCAAGGTCAGAGCGGCGGCCAACTCATCGCCTCCTGCAACCTCCCGCTGCCCCACCACCCCGCGCAAAATTTGCCCCGCCATGGTGAGCACCTGCAAGGCTTGCTCTCCGCGCCGGCGTCGGCTCCCCCGCAGCGTTTTGCCATCCAGGGTATAGGCGGCTTCGCCTTTCCAACCCAGTACCTACGCCCGCACCACGCCCTCCAGCACCCCCGCATCCCGTTTCCGTACCACCCGCCAAAAGGTCGCCGGGCTGGGAAGATGCGGACGCGCCCATAACCCCAACGGCATGAAGTTCACCAGGCGTTGCTCCCGCTCTTTCGCCCGTGGCCACATCCCTAACAACGAATTCTCGCCGTGCATGGCGGCTAACATGAGCACCGCCAACATGCCGTACCGAGGGTATACCCTCTCATGACGGGACCGCGGGGCGGGCATCATACGCAATTGCTCCAACAAGGAACGCTTGCCTTTCTTTCCTGCCATCTTGACCTTCAAAGTTCGCAAGACACGAGGAAGGCCCTTTTTGTATACCACATTGTCAGAATTTTAAAAGCC
This region of Anaerolineae bacterium genomic DNA includes:
- a CDS encoding transposase family protein produces the protein MAGKKGKRSLLEQLRMMPAPRSRHERVYPRYGMLAVLMLAAMHGENSLLGMWPRAKEREQRLVNFMPLGLWARPHLPSPATFWRVVRKRDAGVLEGVVRA